The segment GCGCGCCCGAGTCGATGTACACCGCAAGGATAATGTCGGGTCGTTGGAGAAGGCGATCACCATCTACGGTAATCCCGAGAACTGCACTAACGCGTGCAAGAAGATCCTGGAGGTCATGCAACAAGAAGCAAACAACACGAACAAGGGGTATGTGTGACGCAATTCAAGCTGTATCGAGTTTTTCGACGTGAAGTCGTCGAATGATAGTGAGATCAAACGAAcgatatcaattaatttttcagatagTCGATATTTTTTCGTGATTAAATACTctacgtgtttttttttattattacaatttatatcataataataataagcaaTCATAGGTTTATTCATACCGtttaatcgaatttttattgtcaattgtaactttatattattatttattattattatataatcaaatcgcaattatattatcttgTCGACAGGGAGATCACTCTGAAGATACTCGCACACAATAATCTTATTGGTAGAATTATCGGAAAGGGCGGCAACACAATTAAGAGAATCATGCAGGACACTGACACAAAAATCACTGTTAGTAGTATCAACGACATTAACAGTTTTAACCTCGAACGCATCATCACAGTTAAGGGTTCAATCGATAACATGAGCAAGGCCGAGTCCATGATCTCCAGCAAACTGCGTCAAAGCTACGAAAATGATCTTCAAGCTATGGCTGTAAGTTTTATCGCATTCTTtcttatgtataattttttggaattttttattaatttttacaagaatatgtaagagtgtaaaaatatatgtttatcgAGAATTGATGAAatcttaagaaattaattaaaaatataaacagaatatttaatgtaaaaagttcgcaaatttttaatatgacgaacctttcgttaaattttcacTTGAAAAGATATGATATGGATTTTGTTTGATAGCGTCTTGCTTAGAACGAAATAAGTCGCGTAGGTACACTATTGCGCAACGCGACGAAGCTTCTAATCGATGCGATCGTTATTCTCGCCAGCCTCAAAGCATGATGTTCCCTGGTCTGCACCCGATGGCCATGATGTCCACCGCCGGTATGAGCTATAGTTCTCGCGGATCCGGCCTCTACGGATCAGGACCCGCCCCGTATCCCTTCCAGGGCAATCTGCCACCCCAGCAGGGCATCGCTGCCAGCGACACCCAAGAGACGACCTTCCTTTACATTCCCAACAACAGCGTCGGCGCCATCATTGGCACCAAGGGCTCGCACATTCGCAACATTATCAGGTTCTCTGGCGCGAGCGTAAAGATCGCTCCTCTCGAACAAGACAAACCAGCCGAGCAGCAAACCGAGAGAAAAGTCACCATCGTCGGCTCGCCGGAATCTCAATGGAAGGTGAGTGTgatcataattatttcacagtTCCTTGATCCTTATGAGCGAAATGATTTTTACCTcactttatgatttatttggTTGTATTGTAACCTGCTGTATTTTGGGTGGATGCTGTCTCTTAATCATCAACTTGAATCAGCAGGAATATTAAAGAAAGGGCCCCGTACCGATCTCAGTGAACCAAGCGTGTGAAGATCGGCCCCGTTTGACCCTTCAACATTTTTGTCtttcattttacattaatttctttccATCCGCTGATTTTgagataaatagaaatataattgtgCACTCTTTCGCTTTATGTAACattgaaaattgcaatttcaGGCCCAATATTTGATCTTCGAAAAGATGCGAGAGGAGGGATACGTCGCTGGTACCGAGGACGTTAGACTGACCATCGAGATTCTCGTGCCCAGTACTCAAGTTGGCCGAATCATCGGCAAAGGCGGCCAAAACGTCAGGGAGTTGCAACGCGTGACCGGCAGCGTTATTAAACTGTCGGAACAGCAAGCTACTCCTCCTTCTGCCGAGGAAGAAACCACCGTCCATATTATCGGCCCCTTCTTCTCCGTTCAGGTAATTCAGGAAGCTAATTTCTCATATAACTTTCATACATTTCGTAAATATGAGTGTATACGTTTTGTAAAGACAAGCTGACAATGACAAGCGATAACGAGCAATTTTTGTTTGTAGTCGGCACAGAGAAGAATTCGCGCCATGGTACTGCAATCGGCCGCTCCCGGTGGGACCGGCGGTGCTGGCTCACGCGCCGGTCGCGGTAGCAGCCAGGAAGGCACCTCCCGTTCCAAGCGAGATGGCAGTGCCACCTCCCAAAGCGGCACGACGTCGCAGTCTGGCTCTCAACAGCAATCGAGCGGCTCGCCATCCAGCCAACAGCAACCACCGCAGCAGCCACAGTCGCCGCAAAATCAGTAACGAAGATATTCACCTGACGCGGACCGAAGCCACGAACGCCTATCCGTTTTACTCGCCGGAGTGGCCTCGTCGTCGCTTTGACATTCTCTCTCGTCGAGAGGCCGAGCTTATCGCAACCACCTCCTCCTTTCGCGGGGCGCGCGCTACCCTTCCCGGCGGGGGAGGGCCTCCGAACGAGAATGCGCGACGCGCGGATCGCGACGGGAAGACGAGCGCTGATAACGTTCTAGGAGTTGACTCGACGTCATCCAAGATCCGATAACGAGTCTTTGCGGACTCGCCGGCTCTACGAGCTGACTCTTTTGAGCTTCTAGCTAGATTCCAGTAACGATTTGGGAGTTTCAATTCGACGAGTCAATCGACGTTTCAAGAGTTAATTCGTAGCTTTCGGCGAATCCGGCATTCGGAGGAGTTAATTTTGAGAGTTTGAACGAGGATTTTAATTCCAAAGGATCCGAGACTCAATGGCAAGAGTCAATCTGAGGAGTCAACGAAGCCGGGCGACTCTGTTCGGTTCGATATATCGCGATCGACCATGTAATCACGagcgaataatattatttttcatgtgaACGTCCCGTCGCTAGCGGGAGCGGATAAGTATTGTCTTATCGCGAGATTATTTGTATTGGCGGTCGTGATTCTCAAATCACGACTCCGGCACAAGATGCGAAACAGAATAGGAAAGATCAAGAAGTGAAGCGTATTCGTTACGACCGAACGGAGAATCGCCAGGCGTACTATCTGACCTGGCCTTGTTCAGGTAGACACTGCCGGTAGACACAATCGCTCTCGTTGACGAGAATCGTTTTCCCCTTCGCTCTGCGCGTCGCGTCTGCACCCTGCGCGCAAACTCGTTCGTACCCACCCCGCGATAGCGACGAAGCGACACGCACAGCCGCGCACGACCCAATTTCGCAGCGCTAACGAAACCACCGCCGCCGATGAAATAGGATACGACGACGAGAACaaactgattaaaaaaaaaaaaatagaaaagaagaaaaacattaCACAACCTTATTACCTCATTGCATTACGGTTAAAGATTTAATACGATAGAGGAAAGTGAAACCACGCGCGGGAGAAACCgattaatatctaaaaaaaagaaatctatctaatattaaagttattaatagtATACAAAGAGGTTAAGTGACAATTACATATTACGTTATACCTGTTAACTACCTACTACTACTGCaactattactattattactaCCTACCTACTACTACTATTATTGCTATACGCTATTTACTTACTTCATACTAGTACTACAGGAGGAAAGcggtttttcttaaaaaaaaaacaaaaaaagaatatgaaaCTGAAACGCAAGCTAGGTACAgttttttatatcacaatcCAGAGACACACTGAATACACATAATACGGGACTTAAATGATATCGAGACCGTGCGCCGCGGAACGGCACATCCGTTCGCGGTCGTAGGCGTAAGCTAGAATGTCTCAAGgaggagaagaaaaaaaaaaacgaccaACCCGCGGCCCCAACCCGCCCCTCCTCGCACCACGTAATACCAAAGAAGAAACGATTACGAGCTTTCGTATTAGTGAAGTGAAATGTGTCGTGTACGCTCTATTCGCCTCAAGTTTGTtactattttcaaattttcttatttttcttcttgcagttttttttacCAAAAGCTACGAGaataagagaaagagagagatagagaagagtcagatatttattttatcttattttttttctctttttctcgtattCAACCAGTTTTGTGCCAAATGACTCTATGTCTCGTCGGCGCTGTCCTCGATGTCACGATGACAACTTGTCGATTTTCCCTTCCACAATTCAAATATTCACGGAAATGTGAGAGAGGAGGTTGATAAATTATCAGCACGATGTCGAGGGCAACAGGAAATGTGAGATCGCGATTGATGACgctgaagaagaagaaaaaggaagtgtaaataaatatatgattctTCTCTGGTTCCTTCTCACGCTCTAGTTCTTGGTGAGAAGtttaaagataagaaaattGTTCGCGTTGCATATCAGTCCGGTAACTACATGCTCGGACTAATTGTCTCTTATCTctaacttttcttattttcgtaaaaaaattgaaaagaggGAATTGAAAGGGAAGAGACAATTATTTTGAGCGTGTATTATTGGATCGGTACATGGCACGGATGTTATTTTCAGCCACGTTTCTCCTTTCTCAAAGAACATTGAGAAAGGACGTTTCGAACACACGGAGAGAATGAGAAAGCGACTGTCGGTACGCGCGAGGAATAGCAAAAGAGGTagagaaggaaaaagaaaaggagagagggagagagaaagagagagggagagagaaagagagagagagagagaaagggaggggGAGAAAAAGCGACAAAGCGAAGGAGGGGGGACGTAAGGGAGACAAAAAGTGAACCGACAAAACTTTCAGGGATTTTTACTTTTACCAAGAATAATAGTGTGTGAGTGTGCGTgtgttgataattattaattgataagtAATTGATTACTTATGTTATAAGTAGtcaattattataagtaattatataataagtaaCTGATTCTTTCGCGTTTTATTTCTTCCTTACTTCTTCAACGTTGCTCGTTTCCTTTGAAATCAAAATCATTTCGAGAGAAATGAGCGACGATGGAGGAATGAGAGAAGAACAGGCGAGAGTAGAGAGGCTGGAAAGCGTAGTTTGTTCGCGGCCAGCTGCTCATCGCAGAAGGTTGCGTCGCCGAGACGAGAGTCGAGACTGAGCTTTTACTGAGGTGCGTTCCGTCGAAACTAGGCGAGCCCTCCTGTAAACTTTGCAAATTACAGTTAACGTGGATTCAGGATCGGAAAGTGTGAAAATAGCGTGGCTCGATTTTGCGACCATTAGTCTCGACCTCGCGATCGGTATCGCGACTCGCGGCGCGCATAATCGGCCATTACTATCCCGCTGTGCAGAGCCAAAAGATTCCTTTCGAGATCGAGAATAATCCAGATATATTCGTAGCGATCCGAAGAACAAAAGAGCAACAGTGACGTTGTTCTCCAACAGTGACATCACGCCTCGAAGAGGCAATCCTGATGTCTGGCGGTATATTCGTGACCGAATACATCGCGTCGCAATTTCTGCGTCGAGTTTCGAGGAGATTTCGAAGTGACGCCACGCAACCGCGCGGCCGAGACGCTTCCAGAACGGGATgggggaaaaagaaaaaaagagattcaGGCGACCGATCGCGTGGCAGGGAGATCAGGCGAAAGCGAGATGGGGAACGCGATAAATCAGATTGGACTCAGAATCGTGAAAAAGAAACAGAGAGTCGCCCAAGCGCGGCTATTAAGCGTGACCATGAAAATTCAACAAACACAAACGGACTTACTAATCACGACGCGCGGTCTCGCGCCAATTCGGcttcgatcgatcgatcgagaGGAATGAGTCGCTGGACAGTGTATTCAAGTAGTTTGATGACGTTGATTGCTTATTGATTCGAGCAACGAACGGCAAAAGGGAATAATCTAGCGTCCATTCTTTCAATACGTGTTTGTCTAAATCATCGAACGGACATTGTTTTCTCTTGCTACTTGTTACTCGAATCGACAAGTAGTTTTCACCAAGCTGCTGGAATTTCATTGTCCAGCAACGCATTCTTTGCGTTCGATCGGCCTCATCGGCGCGAAACTGCGACGACGCCGGCACGTGGAAACCTCGAGCACGAGGTGCGACCCACGTCTGGCGACACGACGGGCCACTTCTATGAGGCCCACCATTTTACACTCTCGGCGTTCGGTAAGCGTTTAGTACAAAGATACACGAGTTTAAGGATGAATAAGGCTAATGGAGTTTTTAAGAGAGACTTAGGGACGGAGATGAAAAAAAGGTGATATGATATCATGtttgatcatttttttttttttttttttttttttttttttatttcgggGAAGGCTGAGGACGGAGTTTCCGGAGTGTGCGCGCGCAGAGCATTATCTCGCGGGTGTTAATCAATAAGATCGGAGCTTTTTTCCTGCAGCGAAAAGCGAAGGCGTACCGTCTCACCGTATCTTTGATTCTAAATACGATcgtctaaatttatttaattacatcgTCGTCGATTGACTTTGATAGCAATctcaattgattttttttttttttttttcctagtATTGAGAACCATTTCTATTAACATTAGCTGGCATTAACTGTATTTCAACGGATTCTCCCTTCTTTTTCCagaaacataaaaagaaagaattaaacttttaaacgACTCTGAtttgtgttataaaaattagaacgCAATTTTCAAACCTGCAGCTTGGAAAAAATGAGAATTAATGATATTGAGATTAAAGTTGGCCGacatttgtgatatttttagtTCTAAGAACAAAGCTTATCAGTCCAAATGTAACGTGAGGATCAGATAAGCATAGATTTAGCGTCGAATATGCGGCGAGTACGCGAGTCTTCCTTCTTTCTGCTGTATCGCGCGAGGCGCGAGAAAGATTCGCTTGTAGTCTCCTCAACAATGTGTTAAAAGTGAACGTGTTTAAAGGAAAAGAAAGGCCTGAAAACGTAGGTCTATTTTTGATACATTTGTTGCGAGGACTTGAAAcgaatctttcttttttcaatatttttttgttagatgtttttaataacttaatgAATTTTAAGGGTGTGAGAAAATAGagagagattttttttaaatataagataagGGAGAAAGAAGAGGAGAGGCGAAACGGAGTGATTCTCGCGGGAGAACGGATTAAATTAACGTTATAGAGGGACGAATCAGGACG is part of the Linepithema humile isolate Giens D197 chromosome 3, Lhum_UNIL_v1.0, whole genome shotgun sequence genome and harbors:
- the Imp gene encoding insulin-like growth factor 2 mRNA-binding protein 1 isoform X1; its protein translation is MSKLYVGNLPSDCNESALRQLFQEHSLACTTILVKRGGYAFVDCADQSTADRAIDKLNGYTYLGSSLVVEPSVASAAKKRGSGTALPESPVNQVGNGWSSSGAAKVLISNLPVPFHSEDLELLLANYGQVQNIEKLSSRELNTQTLLISYETTEQAQQAVNQLNGYEYDGNPLKVEMSSAESRRRGRSQRSSGVAFSGLSGSGRQTDFPLRILVQSDMVGAIIGRQGSTIRTITQQTRARVDVHRKDNVGSLEKAITIYGNPENCTNACKKILEVMQQEANNTNKGEITLKILAHNNLIGRIIGKGGNTIKRIMQDTDTKITVSSINDINSFNLERIITVKGSIDNMSKAESMISSKLRQSYENDLQAMAPQSMMFPGLHPMAMMSTAGMSYSSRGSGLYGSGPAPYPFQGNLPPQQGIAASDTQETTFLYIPNNSVGAIIGTKGSHIRNIIRFSGASVKIAPLEQDKPAEQQTERKVTIVGSPESQWKAQYLIFEKMREEGYVAGTEDVRLTIEILVPSTQVGRIIGKGGQNVRELQRVTGSVIKLSEQQATPPSAEEETTVHIIGPFFSVQSAQRRIRAMVLQSAAPGGTGGAGSRAGRGSSQEGTSRSKRDGSATSQSGTTSQSGSQQQSSGSPSSQQQPPQQPQSPQNQ
- the Imp gene encoding insulin-like growth factor 2 mRNA-binding protein 1 isoform X3, translated to MAALFLRLQSLLCSDLKMGYIDGIHVVEVDSSGAAKVLISNLPVPFHSEDLELLLANYGQVQNIEKLSSRELNTQTLLISYETTEQAQQAVNQLNGYEYDGNPLKVEMSSAESRRRGRSQRSSGVAFSGLSGSGRQTDFPLRILVQSDMVGAIIGRQGSTIRTITQQTRARVDVHRKDNVGSLEKAITIYGNPENCTNACKKILEVMQQEANNTNKGEITLKILAHNNLIGRIIGKGGNTIKRIMQDTDTKITVSSINDINSFNLERIITVKGSIDNMSKAESMISSKLRQSYENDLQAMAPQSMMFPGLHPMAMMSTAGMSYSSRGSGLYGSGPAPYPFQGNLPPQQGIAASDTQETTFLYIPNNSVGAIIGTKGSHIRNIIRFSGASVKIAPLEQDKPAEQQTERKVTIVGSPESQWKAQYLIFEKMREEGYVAGTEDVRLTIEILVPSTQVGRIIGKGGQNVRELQRVTGSVIKLSEQQATPPSAEEETTVHIIGPFFSVQSAQRRIRAMVLQSAAPGGTGGAGSRAGRGSSQEGTSRSKRDGSATSQSGTTSQSGSQQQSSGSPSSQQQPPQQPQSPQNQ
- the Imp gene encoding insulin-like growth factor 2 mRNA-binding protein 1 isoform X6; translated protein: MSLDKFSDSGVLQKEMERLDIEEKNSDSPSSGAAKVLISNLPVPFHSEDLELLLANYGQVQNIEKLSSRELNTQTLLISYETTEQAQQAVNQLNGYEYDGNPLKVEMSSAESRRRGRSQRSSGVAFSGLSGSGRQTDFPLRILVQSDMVGAIIGRQGSTIRTITQQTRARVDVHRKDNVGSLEKAITIYGNPENCTNACKKILEVMQQEANNTNKGEITLKILAHNNLIGRIIGKGGNTIKRIMQDTDTKITVSSINDINSFNLERIITVKGSIDNMSKAESMISSKLRQSYENDLQAMAPQSMMFPGLHPMAMMSTAGMSYSSRGSGLYGSGPAPYPFQGNLPPQQGIAASDTQETTFLYIPNNSVGAIIGTKGSHIRNIIRFSGASVKIAPLEQDKPAEQQTERKVTIVGSPESQWKAQYLIFEKMREEGYVAGTEDVRLTIEILVPSTQVGRIIGKGGQNVRELQRVTGSVIKLSEQQATPPSAEEETTVHIIGPFFSVQSAQRRIRAMVLQSAAPGGTGGAGSRAGRGSSQEGTSRSKRDGSATSQSGTTSQSGSQQQSSGSPSSQQQPPQQPQSPQNQ
- the Imp gene encoding insulin-like growth factor 2 mRNA-binding protein 1 isoform X4, producing MSLDKFSDSGVLQKEMERLDIEEKNSDSPSSSGAAKVLISNLPVPFHSEDLELLLANYGQVQNIEKLSSRELNTQTLLISYETTEQAQQAVNQLNGYEYDGNPLKVEMSSAESRRRGRSQRSSGVAFSGLSGSGRQTDFPLRILVQSDMVGAIIGRQGSTIRTITQQTRARVDVHRKDNVGSLEKAITIYGNPENCTNACKKILEVMQQEANNTNKGEITLKILAHNNLIGRIIGKGGNTIKRIMQDTDTKITVSSINDINSFNLERIITVKGSIDNMSKAESMISSKLRQSYENDLQAMAPQSMMFPGLHPMAMMSTAGMSYSSRGSGLYGSGPAPYPFQGNLPPQQGIAASDTQETTFLYIPNNSVGAIIGTKGSHIRNIIRFSGASVKIAPLEQDKPAEQQTERKVTIVGSPESQWKAQYLIFEKMREEGYVAGTEDVRLTIEILVPSTQVGRIIGKGGQNVRELQRVTGSVIKLSEQQATPPSAEEETTVHIIGPFFSVQSAQRRIRAMVLQSAAPGGTGGAGSRAGRGSSQEGTSRSKRDGSATSQSGTTSQSGSQQQSSGSPSSQQQPPQQPQSPQNQ
- the Imp gene encoding insulin-like growth factor 2 mRNA-binding protein 1 isoform X2; translation: MSKLYVGNLPSDCNESALRQLFQEHSLACTTILVKRGGYAFVDCADQSTADRAIDKLNGYTYLGSSLVVEPSVASAAKKRGSGTALPESPVNQVGNGWSSGAAKVLISNLPVPFHSEDLELLLANYGQVQNIEKLSSRELNTQTLLISYETTEQAQQAVNQLNGYEYDGNPLKVEMSSAESRRRGRSQRSSGVAFSGLSGSGRQTDFPLRILVQSDMVGAIIGRQGSTIRTITQQTRARVDVHRKDNVGSLEKAITIYGNPENCTNACKKILEVMQQEANNTNKGEITLKILAHNNLIGRIIGKGGNTIKRIMQDTDTKITVSSINDINSFNLERIITVKGSIDNMSKAESMISSKLRQSYENDLQAMAPQSMMFPGLHPMAMMSTAGMSYSSRGSGLYGSGPAPYPFQGNLPPQQGIAASDTQETTFLYIPNNSVGAIIGTKGSHIRNIIRFSGASVKIAPLEQDKPAEQQTERKVTIVGSPESQWKAQYLIFEKMREEGYVAGTEDVRLTIEILVPSTQVGRIIGKGGQNVRELQRVTGSVIKLSEQQATPPSAEEETTVHIIGPFFSVQSAQRRIRAMVLQSAAPGGTGGAGSRAGRGSSQEGTSRSKRDGSATSQSGTTSQSGSQQQSSGSPSSQQQPPQQPQSPQNQ
- the Imp gene encoding insulin-like growth factor 2 mRNA-binding protein 1 isoform X5, whose protein sequence is MAALFLRLQSLLCSDLKMGYIDGIHVVEVDSGAAKVLISNLPVPFHSEDLELLLANYGQVQNIEKLSSRELNTQTLLISYETTEQAQQAVNQLNGYEYDGNPLKVEMSSAESRRRGRSQRSSGVAFSGLSGSGRQTDFPLRILVQSDMVGAIIGRQGSTIRTITQQTRARVDVHRKDNVGSLEKAITIYGNPENCTNACKKILEVMQQEANNTNKGEITLKILAHNNLIGRIIGKGGNTIKRIMQDTDTKITVSSINDINSFNLERIITVKGSIDNMSKAESMISSKLRQSYENDLQAMAPQSMMFPGLHPMAMMSTAGMSYSSRGSGLYGSGPAPYPFQGNLPPQQGIAASDTQETTFLYIPNNSVGAIIGTKGSHIRNIIRFSGASVKIAPLEQDKPAEQQTERKVTIVGSPESQWKAQYLIFEKMREEGYVAGTEDVRLTIEILVPSTQVGRIIGKGGQNVRELQRVTGSVIKLSEQQATPPSAEEETTVHIIGPFFSVQSAQRRIRAMVLQSAAPGGTGGAGSRAGRGSSQEGTSRSKRDGSATSQSGTTSQSGSQQQSSGSPSSQQQPPQQPQSPQNQ